The following proteins are encoded in a genomic region of Sulfurovum indicum:
- the hemB gene encoding porphobilinogen synthase produces the protein MFARFRRKRINPVLRDLLQETHLSVNDFIYPLFARSGEGIREEVASMPGVYQMSIDEIVKECDVLKRLGIMSIILFGIPDVKDSVGSDAMCEHGIIAQTVREVKAAHPEMFVVTDLCFCEYTDHGHCGVLDPVLETVDNDITLDNLAKQAVIHAKAGADMIAPSGMMDGMIQAIRGGLDSAGFENLPVMSYSTKFASAYYGPFRDVAESSPSFGDRRSYQMNPANRREAIAESVEDELEGADILMVKPALAYMDIIRDVRENTALPLAVYNVSGEYAMLKMAAKAGVIDYDRVMMETLLGFKRAGADIIITYHAKEAAILLGK, from the coding sequence ATGTTTGCCCGTTTTAGAAGAAAAAGAATTAATCCTGTATTGAGAGATCTTCTACAGGAGACACATTTAAGCGTCAATGACTTCATCTATCCTCTCTTTGCAAGAAGCGGTGAAGGCATCAGGGAAGAAGTAGCTTCCATGCCTGGCGTATATCAGATGAGTATCGATGAGATCGTCAAAGAGTGTGATGTACTTAAAAGACTCGGCATTATGTCTATTATCCTTTTTGGAATCCCGGATGTCAAAGACAGTGTAGGGAGTGATGCGATGTGTGAACACGGCATCATTGCCCAAACAGTAAGAGAAGTCAAAGCAGCACATCCAGAGATGTTCGTTGTAACCGACCTCTGTTTCTGTGAATACACCGATCACGGACACTGTGGTGTACTCGACCCGGTTCTGGAAACAGTTGACAATGACATTACTCTTGACAACCTTGCAAAACAGGCAGTTATTCATGCCAAAGCAGGTGCTGACATGATCGCCCCTTCAGGCATGATGGACGGAATGATCCAGGCGATCAGAGGTGGCCTGGACAGTGCGGGATTCGAGAATCTACCTGTCATGAGCTACTCAACCAAGTTCGCTTCAGCCTACTACGGCCCATTCCGGGATGTAGCAGAATCAAGTCCAAGTTTTGGAGACCGAAGAAGCTACCAGATGAACCCGGCCAACCGGAGAGAAGCTATTGCAGAAAGTGTTGAGGATGAGCTGGAGGGAGCAGATATCCTGATGGTCAAGCCGGCACTCGCCTATATGGATATTATTCGCGATGTTAGAGAAAATACTGCTTTGCCTTTGGCAGTCTATAACGTCAGCGGTGAATACGCTATGCTCAAAATGGCTGCCAAAGCAGGTGTTATAGACTATGACAGAGTCATGATGGAAACCCTGCTTGGCTTTAAACGTGCCGGTGCAGATATCATCATTACCTACCATGCAAAAGAAGCAGCGATACTTCTAGGCAAATGA
- the ribA gene encoding GTP cyclohydrolase II: MKNIEISQIAALPTKYGTFRIQAFKDGLGKEHLALFTESLPDTPIVRVHSECLTGDALGSVKCDCGEQLHFALELIAKEGGMLIYHRQEGRNIGLLNKVNAYALQDKGYNTVEANHQLGFSADERTYEIVEFILNHFDIKKLKLLTNNPKKIESLGSIEIVERLPIQIIPNPYNKEYLKTKKEQLGHLL; the protein is encoded by the coding sequence ATGAAAAACATAGAGATATCACAAATCGCTGCTTTGCCGACCAAATACGGTACCTTCAGGATCCAGGCTTTTAAAGACGGTTTGGGGAAAGAACATCTTGCACTTTTTACCGAAAGCCTCCCGGATACTCCCATAGTCAGGGTCCATTCCGAGTGTCTGACAGGGGATGCGCTCGGGTCTGTCAAGTGTGACTGCGGAGAACAGCTTCATTTTGCTCTCGAGCTTATAGCCAAAGAGGGAGGTATGCTCATCTACCACCGCCAGGAAGGAAGGAATATCGGTCTGCTCAACAAGGTAAATGCCTATGCGCTTCAGGATAAAGGCTATAATACTGTCGAGGCCAATCATCAGCTGGGCTTTTCTGCCGATGAAAGAACCTATGAGATCGTAGAGTTCATTTTAAACCATTTTGATATTAAAAAGCTCAAGTTGCTAACAAATAATCCAAAAAAGATAGAGAGTCTCGGATCTATAGAGATCGTAGAACGACTTCCTATACAGATTATCCCGAATCCGTATAATAAAGAGTACTTGAAAACCAAAAAAGAGCAACTGGGACATTTACTATAG
- a CDS encoding ABC transporter ATP-binding protein yields MTRHYTFKVLYEQINSQKKDFWRTNIFGTLATLLLLPIPMLIPLLVDEVLLEHSGKMTEVISRVYGESEVWVYVLIILSTVLTLRIIAFFFNNKKIFYATKITQKISYLLRHRILHHLERVSISEYETLKSGGIASKTVQDVESISRFAGQVVMIALSALLMLAGIAAVMFWMNWALALLVFILNPLFFGFSKILGRKTGELLRRQHEAYELYNELLNETLELFIQVRASNQERSFFGILQKRAKEIEKTSLDYGYKASVAHSSSTLLINTAIDIFRVLGVTAVAYSDLTIGMMIAFLFYLSTLVQPVQQLVGLVIAYQSTKPAFERINTLLSFSQEPHYPHESDPFDNKKTTSVSLNNVSFAYRNGRRVLHNITLKANAGEKIALIGSSGSGKTTVAQLLVGFYPVHSGEILYGNTPIEKIGLPVVRKNVALMLQYALFFNDTIRMNLALSEVKSDREIYEALGAAQLEAFVRGLDEGLDTLIGKNGIKLSGGQRQRLAIARLILSNPKVVIFDEATSALDNATEFHLYKTLAPFLKGRTVIIIAHRISTIKQADRIYLIDEGRVTAEGNYDSLQKQGLIKEDFDVA; encoded by the coding sequence ATGACAAGGCACTATACATTTAAAGTACTGTATGAGCAGATTAACTCCCAGAAAAAAGATTTTTGGCGTACCAATATTTTTGGAACATTGGCAACATTGCTGCTGCTGCCCATTCCAATGCTCATTCCTCTGCTTGTTGATGAAGTACTGCTTGAACACTCCGGAAAGATGACAGAGGTGATCTCGAGAGTCTATGGAGAGAGTGAAGTATGGGTTTATGTTCTCATTATTCTAAGTACAGTGCTGACTTTGCGGATCATTGCATTTTTTTTCAATAATAAAAAAATATTTTATGCTACAAAAATTACCCAAAAGATAAGCTATCTGCTCCGTCACCGGATTTTACATCATCTTGAACGTGTTTCGATTTCTGAGTATGAAACACTCAAATCTGGTGGTATTGCTTCCAAAACAGTACAGGATGTTGAGAGTATCAGCCGTTTTGCCGGACAAGTGGTGATGATTGCGTTGAGTGCGCTACTTATGTTGGCAGGTATTGCTGCTGTGATGTTCTGGATGAACTGGGCACTTGCACTGCTGGTATTTATACTCAACCCACTGTTTTTTGGATTTTCAAAGATTCTGGGACGTAAAACCGGAGAGTTGCTGCGTCGTCAACATGAAGCCTATGAACTTTACAATGAACTGCTTAATGAGACACTGGAACTTTTTATTCAGGTACGTGCGAGTAATCAGGAGAGGAGTTTTTTCGGTATACTTCAAAAGCGGGCAAAAGAGATAGAAAAAACTTCGCTTGATTACGGGTATAAAGCGTCTGTGGCACACAGCTCCTCCACTCTGCTGATCAATACGGCGATTGATATTTTCAGAGTACTTGGTGTTACTGCTGTAGCCTATTCGGATCTGACGATCGGGATGATGATAGCTTTTCTTTTTTATCTTTCAACACTGGTGCAGCCGGTTCAGCAGCTGGTGGGTCTGGTCATCGCCTATCAGAGTACAAAGCCGGCATTCGAGCGTATCAATACACTGCTTTCATTTTCTCAGGAGCCACATTATCCACATGAATCTGATCCGTTTGATAACAAAAAAACGACTTCAGTTTCATTAAATAATGTCAGCTTTGCTTATAGAAACGGCAGAAGAGTGCTGCATAATATTACTCTAAAGGCCAATGCGGGAGAAAAGATCGCTCTTATCGGTTCAAGCGGTAGCGGTAAAACAACTGTTGCCCAGCTTTTGGTTGGTTTTTACCCTGTGCATTCTGGAGAAATACTCTATGGCAATACCCCGATAGAGAAGATAGGTCTTCCGGTTGTACGTAAGAATGTGGCTTTAATGCTGCAGTATGCGCTTTTTTTCAATGATACTATTCGAATGAACCTTGCTCTTTCAGAGGTAAAGAGCGATAGAGAAATTTATGAGGCATTGGGAGCAGCACAGCTTGAAGCCTTTGTCAGGGGGTTGGATGAGGGACTCGATACGCTTATCGGCAAAAATGGTATAAAACTTTCGGGAGGACAGCGTCAACGTCTTGCAATTGCACGTCTTATCCTCTCAAATCCAAAGGTTGTTATTTTTGATGAAGCAACATCTGCTCTGGACAATGCAACGGAGTTTCATCTCTACAAGACGCTGGCACCGTTTCTCAAAGGGCGTACGGTCATTATTATTGCACATCGGATCTCAACCATAAAACAGGCTGATCGTATCTACCTGATAGATGAGGGGAGGGTTACAGCTGAGGGGAATTATGACAGTTTGCAAAAACAAGGATTGATAAAAGAGGATTTTGATGTTGCGTAA
- a CDS encoding twin-arginine translocation signal domain-containing protein gives MREKKKLQKPIVSEKVKNKRRDSRRSFLKKAAYAAPALVTLGQLARPSGAYADGSTGPSGPPTDGWTV, from the coding sequence GTGCGAGAGAAAAAAAAGCTGCAGAAACCGATAGTATCTGAAAAAGTAAAAAACAAGAGAAGAGACAGTAGACGCTCTTTTTTAAAAAAAGCAGCCTATGCTGCACCTGCTCTAGTCACCTTGGGACAACTGGCCAGGCCGTCCGGTGCATATGCTGATGGTTCTACAGGTCCGTCAGGCCCGCCTACTGACGGTTGGACTGTTTGA
- a CDS encoding LamG domain-containing protein, protein MNVRIIISMVLFIGNFLYAAPVAEYRMDECYWNGSIGEVNDSSGNGYNGTAIDATTLSSDAMINSSGYLRGVTNMVNLDKNVMDGLTDFTVMAWVKAPVSGYETILSAADTAGALPYANEALLWFQDATTVEVWIKGERSSGMTIPDISSGWHQIVWTRSGRDNCVYIDPDSAAAVPVCTTLPDTASGALTVAQNGLKLGVDQDSINGGFGQYLDGLLDEIKIFNTVLSVAEMADIYNNELSGKNYDGTVREAAICKKYPVLDYRMDECYWFDNAGGITEDVKDSGLYKYNATSYSNAQTDQTNSKVGFSGSFDGASSYLEVNNSPLLNFQDKMAISLWVYPKNDTDTHQIYIEKYYSSNTRSEGWMVWNYDDGGTGEYIAFSLNIDGAFYNAYIAKPASWERSWHYIAATYSNGVMALYIDSDTPVATKSIAGEIVNSTEPLRLGQLYNNYWFDGLLDEVKIYSTDLNDSDIANIRLNEGNGKNYDSSLREDIVCGATISAHTWELVGIPAELRTSTETVSSVFGDDMLGTYGVDWIVYRRDYSESNNSSWDTQLSETDIVEFGKGYWLGSRNSESWSVNDLVSVDYNASNGACTANRCVEVDLKSVSLDVESGDDLLGTGAHRYNMTGFVGKTAVDWADCRFVIDGVAYTPSAAYEAGYVEKQIWQYNPGDGSADANGHTACDDVTPGGCKLEPYKGFWIKLHASTKNKTVKLLIPQE, encoded by the coding sequence GTGAATGTGCGAATAATCATTTCAATGGTTTTGTTTATAGGCAACTTTCTATATGCTGCACCTGTTGCCGAGTACCGTATGGACGAGTGTTACTGGAATGGCAGCATCGGTGAAGTCAATGATAGCAGCGGCAACGGCTATAACGGAACTGCCATTGATGCAACAACTCTCTCTTCGGATGCTATGATTAACAGCAGCGGCTATCTGCGCGGGGTGACCAATATGGTTAACCTTGATAAAAATGTAATGGATGGTTTGACTGATTTTACGGTCATGGCATGGGTTAAAGCACCAGTGAGCGGATATGAGACGATTTTATCCGCAGCTGATACGGCAGGAGCACTGCCTTATGCCAATGAAGCTCTGCTCTGGTTTCAGGATGCAACGACTGTTGAAGTCTGGATCAAAGGCGAGAGAAGCAGCGGTATGACAATTCCGGATATCAGCAGTGGATGGCACCAGATCGTCTGGACACGTTCGGGTCGGGACAACTGTGTGTATATAGATCCGGACTCAGCTGCCGCGGTACCGGTTTGTACGACACTCCCAGATACGGCAAGCGGAGCATTGACTGTTGCCCAGAATGGTTTGAAACTGGGTGTCGACCAGGACAGTATTAATGGCGGTTTTGGTCAATATCTTGATGGTTTGCTGGATGAGATAAAGATTTTCAATACAGTTCTGAGTGTAGCGGAGATGGCAGATATCTACAACAATGAACTCAGCGGCAAAAACTATGACGGTACGGTACGGGAAGCGGCAATCTGCAAGAAATATCCTGTACTTGATTACCGGATGGACGAATGTTACTGGTTTGACAATGCAGGCGGTATTACCGAAGATGTGAAAGATTCCGGACTCTATAAGTATAACGCAACGTCCTATAGCAATGCCCAAACTGATCAAACGAACAGCAAAGTCGGTTTTTCTGGAAGTTTTGATGGTGCTTCTTCTTATTTGGAAGTAAATAACAGTCCGTTATTGAACTTTCAAGATAAAATGGCTATATCTTTATGGGTGTATCCGAAAAATGATACAGATACGCATCAAATATATATAGAAAAGTATTATAGCAGCAATACACGGTCAGAGGGTTGGATGGTGTGGAATTATGATGATGGAGGTACTGGTGAATATATTGCCTTTTCTCTTAATATAGATGGTGCTTTTTACAATGCATATATTGCGAAGCCTGCATCGTGGGAAAGGAGTTGGCACTATATTGCTGCAACATACAGCAATGGAGTAATGGCACTTTATATTGACAGTGACACTCCTGTGGCTACGAAGAGTATTGCAGGAGAGATAGTGAACTCGACAGAGCCGTTGAGATTAGGTCAGCTATATAATAATTATTGGTTTGACGGGTTATTGGATGAGGTTAAAATATACAGTACAGACTTAAACGATAGTGATATTGCCAATATCAGACTAAACGAAGGTAATGGGAAAAACTATGATAGCAGTTTAAGAGAAGATATCGTTTGTGGTGCTACTATCAGTGCCCATACGTGGGAGCTAGTTGGAATACCTGCAGAGCTTCGGACGAGTACGGAAACTGTAAGCAGTGTGTTTGGGGATGATATGCTCGGAACATACGGGGTTGACTGGATTGTGTATCGCCGGGATTACAGTGAGAGCAACAATAGCAGCTGGGATACACAGTTGAGTGAAACAGATATTGTTGAGTTTGGTAAAGGTTATTGGCTGGGCAGCAGAAACAGTGAAAGCTGGAGTGTAAATGACCTGGTAAGCGTTGATTATAATGCCAGCAATGGCGCTTGTACGGCAAACCGCTGTGTAGAGGTAGATCTTAAAAGTGTTTCACTGGATGTAGAAAGCGGGGATGATCTGCTTGGAACGGGTGCCCACCGTTACAATATGACAGGCTTTGTGGGGAAAACCGCAGTAGATTGGGCAGATTGCCGGTTTGTTATTGACGGAGTTGCATACACACCGTCTGCAGCATATGAAGCAGGGTATGTGGAAAAACAGATATGGCAGTACAATCCTGGAGACGGCAGTGCAGATGCAAACGGACATACAGCATGTGATGACGTTACTCCGGGCGGATGTAAGCTTGAACCATATAAAGGTTTCTGGATCAAACTGCACGCTTCTACCAAAAATAAAACAGTAAAACTGTTGATCCCACAGGAGTAA
- a CDS encoding lasso peptide biosynthesis B2 protein — translation MLRKIKKFFKLSAHERNLFMEAYYTLGIMRAAILSISFKRLVRPLEHWSKKGESIELSEEEKKMALAIGKAIKQAAAHTPWESACLVQALTAQKMLKKRGISGVFYLGVARDEEKMKAHAWSQCGDILITGGSGHGVFTVVSVFEWGKYDRI, via the coding sequence ATGTTGCGTAAAATAAAAAAGTTCTTCAAACTCTCAGCACACGAGCGAAATCTTTTTATGGAAGCCTATTATACATTGGGCATAATGCGTGCCGCCATTTTGAGCATATCCTTTAAACGATTGGTCCGACCATTGGAGCATTGGAGTAAAAAAGGTGAGTCGATAGAGCTTAGTGAAGAAGAGAAAAAAATGGCACTTGCCATAGGCAAAGCTATTAAACAGGCAGCAGCTCATACACCATGGGAAAGCGCCTGTCTGGTACAGGCTTTGACAGCACAGAAGATGTTGAAAAAACGTGGAATTTCCGGAGTGTTTTATCTTGGCGTTGCCAGAGATGAAGAGAAGATGAAAGCCCATGCATGGTCACAGTGCGGGGATATACTTATTACTGGTGGCAGCGGACATGGAGTATTTACTGTCGTTTCGGTGTTTGAATGGGGAAAGTATGATCGCATATAA
- the argF gene encoding ornithine carbamoyltransferase, translated as MRHFLTLADFTKEELLEMIDLAVKIKVQTKRKEFVPYLERQTLGMIFEKSSTRTRVSFETGIYQLGGVGLFLSANDIQLGRGEPMKDTARVISRMVDMVMIRTFEQNKIEEFAAYSKVPVINGLTDSFHPVQLMTDYLTMIEFGKADDPVCAYVGDGNNMTHSWLMLAAKMGFELRVATPKGYECDPDIVAQAEAFAKESGAKLIFGNDPKEAVRGCDVVTTDTWVSMGQEAEKEIRLKAFAGYMVDETMMSLAKEDAIFLHCLPAYRGYEVSEETFEKHAEVIFTEAENRLHAQKGIMVWLDQHR; from the coding sequence ATGAGACATTTTTTAACGCTGGCAGACTTTACGAAAGAAGAGCTGCTGGAGATGATCGATCTTGCCGTTAAGATCAAAGTACAGACCAAACGCAAAGAGTTTGTTCCCTATCTGGAGAGACAGACACTGGGAATGATCTTTGAAAAAAGTTCTACACGCACCCGTGTAAGCTTCGAGACCGGTATTTATCAACTCGGAGGTGTAGGACTTTTTCTTTCTGCCAATGATATTCAGCTTGGGCGCGGTGAACCGATGAAAGACACTGCACGTGTCATCAGCCGTATGGTTGACATGGTCATGATCCGCACTTTTGAACAAAATAAAATTGAAGAGTTCGCTGCCTACTCCAAAGTACCTGTAATAAATGGACTGACCGACTCTTTTCACCCTGTACAGCTGATGACGGACTACCTTACCATGATCGAATTCGGCAAAGCAGATGATCCTGTCTGTGCATATGTGGGAGACGGCAACAACATGACACACTCCTGGCTGATGCTGGCAGCGAAGATGGGCTTTGAGCTTAGAGTAGCTACACCCAAAGGATATGAGTGTGACCCGGATATCGTAGCCCAGGCGGAAGCATTTGCAAAAGAGAGCGGTGCAAAACTTATTTTCGGAAATGACCCAAAAGAGGCAGTCAGAGGGTGTGATGTTGTCACAACAGACACCTGGGTCTCCATGGGGCAGGAAGCTGAAAAGGAGATCCGCCTCAAAGCCTTTGCCGGCTACATGGTAGATGAAACAATGATGAGCCTGGCAAAAGAAGATGCTATTTTTCTACACTGTCTGCCTGCCTACCGTGGCTATGAAGTGAGTGAAGAGACTTTCGAAAAACATGCAGAGGTGATCTTCACCGAAGCGGAAAACAGGCTCCATGCCCAAAAAGGGATTATGGTATGGCTGGATCAGCATCGCTGA
- the hemN gene encoding oxygen-independent coproporphyrinogen III oxidase: MSNIDLEKFSKYSKPGPRYTSYPTALEFSDNFRYEDYLKYLEEGKEALSLYVHLPFCRSACYFCGCNVVFTSKEEKLSTYIEYLKKEIDILAQHLDTSREIIQFHFGGGTPTFYKAFELDEIISYIKGKFPNWSKDAEISVEIDPRFFNEEQMKVFQKHGFNRISFGVQDFNPKVQQEIHRIQPYELTKAAVDLARKYGINSINVDLIYGLPYQTFESFRATLQQAFSLEPDRLAVFNYAHVPWMKKTMRKFDETTLPAPDVKLQIFQYTIDFFESNGYKMVGMDHFAKPEDELFGAIAKGELHRNFQGYTTKGGANLIGIGLTSIGEGTRYYAQNTKDMKLYEAAIDAGRLPFERGVELSGDDYLRKAVIMELMANFSIDIRRVEKEHNIVFKEYFADALDALEEFVKADLVTLTDEKISVSPTGTLLIRNIAMPFDAYMHQYGGNKKSFSKTV; this comes from the coding sequence ATGAGCAACATCGATTTAGAAAAATTCAGCAAATACTCCAAACCGGGACCAAGATACACGTCCTACCCGACTGCTTTGGAGTTTAGTGACAACTTCAGGTATGAAGACTATCTTAAATATCTTGAAGAGGGGAAAGAAGCTCTTTCACTTTATGTACATCTTCCCTTCTGCCGATCAGCCTGCTATTTCTGTGGCTGTAATGTTGTTTTTACCTCCAAAGAGGAAAAACTCAGTACCTATATCGAGTACCTCAAAAAAGAGATCGATATATTGGCACAACACCTCGATACTTCAAGGGAGATCATACAGTTTCATTTTGGCGGGGGGACACCGACCTTCTATAAAGCATTCGAGCTGGATGAGATCATCTCTTATATTAAAGGGAAGTTCCCCAACTGGAGCAAAGATGCCGAGATAAGCGTAGAGATCGATCCACGTTTTTTCAATGAAGAGCAGATGAAGGTTTTTCAGAAACACGGATTTAACCGTATCAGCTTCGGAGTGCAGGACTTCAACCCAAAAGTTCAACAGGAGATACACCGTATCCAGCCTTATGAGCTGACCAAAGCAGCCGTTGACCTGGCACGGAAGTACGGTATCAATTCCATCAATGTAGACCTCATTTACGGCCTTCCCTATCAGACCTTTGAGAGTTTCAGGGCAACACTGCAGCAGGCCTTTTCGCTCGAGCCGGACAGACTGGCTGTCTTCAACTACGCACATGTGCCATGGATGAAAAAAACCATGCGTAAATTCGATGAAACCACCCTGCCTGCCCCCGATGTAAAGTTACAAATATTCCAGTATACTATTGACTTTTTTGAAAGCAATGGGTATAAAATGGTAGGTATGGATCACTTTGCCAAACCTGAAGATGAACTCTTCGGTGCCATAGCAAAAGGTGAACTGCATAGAAACTTTCAGGGTTACACAACAAAAGGCGGAGCAAATCTCATTGGTATCGGTCTGACCAGTATCGGTGAAGGCACTCGTTACTATGCACAAAATACCAAAGATATGAAGCTGTACGAAGCAGCTATTGATGCCGGAAGACTTCCTTTTGAACGGGGTGTAGAGCTGAGTGGGGATGACTACCTGAGAAAAGCGGTCATCATGGAACTCATGGCAAACTTCTCCATAGACATCAGGAGAGTAGAGAAGGAGCATAATATCGTATTTAAAGAGTATTTTGCAGATGCACTGGATGCTCTGGAGGAGTTCGTAAAAGCTGACCTTGTAACTCTTACAGACGAAAAAATATCTGTAAGCCCAACAGGAACATTGCTGATAAGAAACATCGCTATGCCGTTTGATGCCTATATGCACCAGTATGGCGGAAACAAAAAAAGTTTTTCAAAGACGGTATAA